A single region of the Dehalococcoides mccartyi genome encodes:
- a CDS encoding ATP-dependent helicase, translating into MQDILTGLNPAQKQAVEAVEGPVLILAGPGSGKTRVITHRIAYLIKVVGINPHRIMAVTFTNKAAREMETRLNLLAPSAVGRLTMGTFHAICARILRQDGLPLGVPADFVIYDDDDQQSLIKQAMAELELDPKRYPPASIRNAISQAKSQLVLPAYYFEKGRSYFEEVVGRVYELYEKRLKQNKALDFDDLLLKVVQLFKQHPEVLARYQERYLHVMVDEFQDTNLVQYELVKMLSAKYKNICVVGDPDQSIYSWRSADLRNVFNFETDNPGAKVILLEQNYRSTKNILEAASCVIAPNSGRKPITLWTENESGQPIAVVETFNEQEEAQFVVSEIEKLTRYEKFSSGDIAILYRTNAQSRALEEAFIRYGMPYRLVSGTRFYQRREVKDIVAYLRLLQNPQDSVSLQRVINIPTRGIGAKTLSDLGQFAREQDISLYESLVNLSDENAPKPPIPSRGLKPLTDFGLLLKSLVADARNLPLLNLLDRLLEGINYREFLFASEDGEERWDNILELRTVAQQYQEISPPEGLSAFLESVALVSDLDSLEEGVSAVTLITLHQAKGLEYPVVFMVGMEEGVLPHSRSFDDPAQMQEERRLCYVGVTRARKRLYLVRAFRRSLMGQSNVNEPSRYLKDIPQGITKGREKQPLSGQHTAASAASPVIKQHLQSAGMPIKSAAAPAPKLLELEAGDKVLHPQFGEGIVTSINRVKNDAEVMISFHSVGMKRLMLSFARLIKLEN; encoded by the coding sequence ATGCAAGACATACTTACAGGGCTAAACCCCGCTCAAAAACAGGCCGTTGAAGCCGTGGAAGGGCCGGTGCTTATACTGGCCGGTCCGGGCAGCGGTAAAACCAGGGTTATTACCCACCGGATTGCCTACCTGATTAAAGTAGTAGGTATAAACCCTCACCGCATTATGGCTGTTACCTTTACCAACAAGGCCGCCCGCGAAATGGAGACCCGCTTAAACCTGCTGGCTCCCTCAGCGGTGGGACGCCTGACTATGGGCACTTTTCACGCTATCTGCGCCCGCATACTCAGGCAGGACGGTCTGCCTTTAGGTGTGCCGGCTGACTTTGTAATATACGATGATGATGACCAGCAAAGCCTTATCAAGCAGGCTATGGCCGAGCTGGAGCTGGACCCCAAGCGTTATCCTCCCGCTTCTATCAGAAATGCCATCAGTCAGGCCAAAAGCCAGCTGGTGCTTCCGGCGTATTACTTTGAAAAAGGCCGGAGCTATTTTGAAGAGGTGGTAGGCAGGGTTTACGAACTCTACGAAAAACGCCTTAAGCAGAACAAGGCACTGGATTTTGATGACCTGCTGCTGAAGGTTGTTCAACTGTTTAAGCAGCACCCTGAGGTGCTGGCCAGGTATCAGGAACGTTATCTGCATGTAATGGTAGATGAGTTTCAGGATACCAATCTGGTTCAGTATGAGCTGGTAAAGATGCTGTCTGCCAAGTACAAAAATATCTGTGTGGTGGGTGACCCTGACCAGTCCATTTATTCGTGGCGTTCGGCAGACCTGAGAAATGTCTTTAATTTTGAAACAGACAATCCGGGTGCCAAAGTGATTTTGCTGGAGCAGAATTACCGCTCTACCAAAAATATTCTGGAAGCGGCTTCGTGTGTAATTGCCCCGAACAGCGGGCGTAAACCTATCACTTTGTGGACTGAAAATGAATCCGGCCAGCCTATAGCAGTAGTTGAAACCTTTAACGAGCAGGAAGAAGCCCAGTTTGTAGTTTCTGAAATTGAAAAACTGACCCGGTATGAAAAGTTCAGTTCTGGTGATATAGCTATTCTTTACCGCACTAATGCCCAGTCACGGGCCCTGGAAGAAGCATTTATCCGTTACGGCATGCCTTACCGTCTGGTTTCCGGCACCCGCTTTTACCAGCGGCGTGAGGTTAAAGATATTGTGGCTTATCTGCGTTTGCTGCAAAACCCTCAGGATAGCGTCAGCCTCCAGAGGGTTATAAATATACCCACCCGCGGAATAGGGGCTAAAACCCTTTCTGATTTGGGCCAGTTTGCCAGAGAGCAGGATATCAGCCTGTATGAATCACTTGTAAATTTATCAGATGAAAATGCCCCCAAACCGCCCATACCCAGCCGGGGCTTAAAACCCCTGACTGACTTCGGTCTTTTACTGAAGTCACTGGTGGCGGATGCCCGTAATCTGCCCCTTTTAAACCTGCTGGACAGACTGCTTGAGGGTATAAATTACCGCGAATTCCTGTTTGCCTCCGAAGACGGGGAGGAGCGCTGGGATAATATACTAGAACTGCGGACAGTTGCCCAGCAGTATCAGGAAATATCCCCGCCCGAAGGGCTTTCGGCTTTTCTGGAAAGCGTGGCATTGGTATCAGATTTAGACAGCCTTGAAGAAGGTGTTTCGGCTGTTACCCTTATCACCCTGCATCAGGCCAAAGGGCTGGAGTACCCGGTGGTTTTCATGGTGGGTATGGAAGAGGGTGTCCTGCCGCACAGCCGTTCGTTTGATGACCCCGCCCAGATGCAGGAAGAACGCCGCCTGTGTTATGTGGGTGTAACCCGTGCTCGCAAACGGCTTTACCTGGTGCGGGCTTTCCGCCGCTCCCTTATGGGGCAGAGCAATGTAAACGAACCATCACGTTATCTTAAGGATATACCCCAGGGTATCACCAAAGGCCGTGAAAAACAGCCCTTGTCCGGGCAGCATACTGCCGCTTCGGCAGCTTCACCTGTTATCAAACAGCATCTGCAAAGTGCGGGTATGCCCATTAAGTCTGCCGCTGCTCCCGCCCCCAAACTGCTGGAACTGGAAGCGGGTGATAAGGTGCTGCACCCCCAGTTTGGCGAAGGGATTGTAACCAGTATCAACCGGGTAAAAAATGATGCCGAGGTTATGATATCTTTCCATTCGGTAGGCATGAAACGCCTGATGCTCAGCTTTGCCCGCCTGATCAAACTGGAAAACTAG
- the pyrR gene encoding bifunctional pyr operon transcriptional regulator/uracil phosphoribosyltransferase PyrR, with translation MAQKVILGAEDIRRTLARIAHEILERNHSSRDLVIIGMYTRGVPLANRLAENILRFEGLEIPVGTLDFSLYRDDLDSQRFHPTIKNTDIPFSINNKIVVLVDDVLFTGRSTRAAMDALIDYGRPKAIQLAVLVDRGHRELPVRADYIGKNIPSSRDEKIKVRLTETDGRDEILILDNEAGEV, from the coding sequence ATGGCACAAAAAGTAATACTGGGCGCCGAAGATATCCGCCGCACTTTGGCCCGTATTGCCCATGAAATACTGGAAAGAAACCATTCCAGCCGTGACCTTGTTATTATCGGCATGTATACCCGGGGTGTACCTCTGGCAAACCGCCTGGCCGAAAATATCCTCCGCTTTGAAGGGCTGGAAATACCGGTGGGGACACTGGACTTTTCACTTTACCGTGATGACCTTGATTCCCAGCGTTTTCACCCCACCATTAAAAATACCGACATCCCTTTCAGCATAAACAACAAAATAGTGGTGCTGGTAGATGACGTCCTCTTTACCGGGCGTTCCACCCGGGCGGCTATGGATGCCCTGATAGATTACGGACGCCCCAAAGCTATTCAGCTGGCAGTGCTGGTAGACAGAGGCCACCGCGAACTGCCGGTACGGGCGGATTATATAGGCAAGAATATACCCAGCTCACGTGACGAGAAGATAAAAGTGCGCCTGACCGAAACAGACGGACGGGATGAAATACTTATACTGGATAATGAAGCAGGTGAGGTATAA
- a CDS encoding aspartate carbamoyltransferase catalytic subunit yields the protein MTNTPKTPAETETLLSEVRGWKHRHVLDLDNFSREELDMVMQTAGVMLDILSRPVKKVPALKGKTIATLFYEPSTRTRSSFELAAKSLSADVLNLNVSQSSVSKGESLLDTLDTLEALGADMVVMRHPLSGAPYLAANHCRANIINAGDGWHAHPSQALLDIFTILRHKPALEGLKITLIGDIKHSRVAHSNIWGLSKMGAEITLCAPYTLLPEGLNTDSQIFPEVTVKTDIKQAVSGADVVMGLRLQRERQQSGLLPGIREYAQYFQLNAEILKLAKPDALVMHPGPVNEDIELSQSVVHGEQSVINEQVKNGVAIRMALFYLCSGSKEI from the coding sequence ATGACGAACACCCCCAAAACCCCCGCAGAAACTGAAACCCTGCTTTCCGAGGTACGAGGCTGGAAACACCGCCATGTGCTGGATTTGGATAACTTCAGCCGCGAAGAACTGGACATGGTTATGCAAACAGCCGGTGTCATGCTGGATATTTTATCCCGCCCGGTAAAGAAAGTGCCGGCCCTGAAAGGCAAGACTATAGCCACCCTCTTTTACGAACCCTCCACCCGCACCCGTTCATCATTTGAGCTGGCGGCCAAAAGTTTATCTGCTGATGTATTAAACCTGAATGTCTCCCAGAGCAGCGTTTCCAAGGGGGAAAGCCTGCTGGATACGCTGGATACACTGGAAGCACTGGGGGCGGATATGGTAGTCATGCGCCACCCCCTGTCAGGAGCGCCTTATCTGGCGGCAAACCACTGCCGGGCAAACATTATAAACGCCGGTGACGGCTGGCATGCCCACCCCAGCCAGGCCCTGCTGGATATATTTACCATACTAAGGCACAAACCAGCCCTGGAAGGGCTGAAAATAACCCTGATAGGGGATATAAAACACAGCCGGGTAGCCCACTCCAATATCTGGGGGCTAAGCAAAATGGGGGCTGAAATCACCCTGTGCGCCCCCTATACCCTGCTGCCGGAGGGCTTAAATACCGACAGCCAAATATTCCCTGAAGTAACGGTAAAAACAGATATAAAACAGGCAGTCAGCGGGGCTGACGTGGTAATGGGGCTGCGCCTTCAGCGTGAACGCCAGCAAAGCGGGCTTCTGCCGGGAATACGGGAATACGCCCAGTACTTTCAGCTGAATGCAGAAATACTCAAACTGGCCAAACCGGACGCACTGGTGATGCACCCCGGCCCGGTAAATGAAGATATAGAACTTTCGCAATCTGTGGTACACGGAGAGCAATCTGTCATAAACGAACAGGTAAAAAACGGGGTAGCCATACGCATGGCCCTCTTTTACCTGTGCAGCGGAAGCAAGGAAATATAG